From Woronichinia naegeliana WA131, the proteins below share one genomic window:
- a CDS encoding cytochrome B6, whose amino-acid sequence MSTAGVAIFIGYFVVFTSLTLGLLYGLRAVKLI is encoded by the coding sequence ATGTCCACCGCCGGTGTTGCTATTTTTATTGGTTATTTTGTGGTTTTTACGAGTTTAACTCTCGGTTTACTCTACGGTCTGCGTGCCGTTAAGCTGATTTGA
- the aroB gene encoding 3-dehydroquinate synthase encodes MATLIPVPLPQNPYQIVIAANSLANVGQHLKPLQLGKEILLVSNPEIFDFYGQIVQESLLQAGYSVIVHFIPAGESYKTLDSIAQIYDKAVKNRLERSSTFVALGGGVIGDMTGFAAATWLRGVHFVQIPTTLLAMVDAAIGGKTGVNHPQGKNLIGAFYQPRLVYIDPLVLKTLPEREFRAGMAEVIKYGVIWDQDLFEQLETTADLSYLEALPDRLLETIITRSCQAKVDVVTQDEKEAGLRAILNYGHTLGHAVESLTGYSQINHGEAVGIGMVAAGEIAVKMGLWSQTDCDRTLSLIEKTGLPTKIPAELKLEAILNTLQTDKKVKAGKVRFILPTAIGEVIVSDDVTSEILEAVLGSKDNG; translated from the coding sequence ATGGCCACCCTGATTCCTGTCCCTTTGCCCCAGAATCCCTACCAGATTGTTATTGCAGCCAATTCCCTAGCTAATGTGGGTCAACATCTCAAGCCACTACAATTAGGAAAAGAAATACTACTGGTCTCCAATCCTGAAATCTTTGACTTCTACGGGCAGATCGTACAGGAATCTCTACTGCAAGCTGGATACAGCGTTATAGTTCATTTTATTCCGGCTGGCGAATCCTACAAAACCCTGGATTCCATTGCTCAAATTTATGACAAGGCAGTAAAAAATCGTCTAGAGCGGTCTTCCACCTTTGTGGCTCTCGGCGGGGGAGTTATTGGCGATATGACGGGCTTTGCGGCGGCGACCTGGTTGCGAGGAGTTCATTTTGTCCAAATTCCCACGACGCTTTTGGCTATGGTTGATGCGGCCATTGGTGGTAAAACAGGGGTTAATCATCCTCAAGGCAAGAATTTGATCGGAGCTTTCTATCAACCTCGTTTGGTCTATATCGATCCTTTGGTGCTAAAAACCTTACCAGAACGGGAGTTTCGAGCCGGTATGGCCGAGGTCATTAAATATGGCGTAATTTGGGATCAGGATTTATTTGAACAGTTAGAGACAACAGCCGATCTCTCCTATTTGGAGGCCTTACCCGATCGCCTGTTGGAAACGATCATTACCCGTTCCTGTCAAGCCAAGGTGGATGTGGTCACTCAAGACGAAAAAGAAGCCGGATTACGCGCTATTTTGAACTATGGTCATACATTGGGCCATGCCGTAGAAAGTTTGACGGGCTATAGTCAAATTAATCATGGGGAAGCGGTGGGCATTGGCATGGTTGCGGCTGGAGAAATTGCAGTCAAGATGGGACTTTGGAGCCAAACCGATTGCGATCGCACGTTGTCCCTGATTGAAAAAACGGGCTTACCCACTAAAATTCCCGCCGAATTAAAGCTAGAAGCGATTTTAAATACTTTACAAACCGACAAAAAGGTTAAGGCCGGTAAGGTACGCTTTATTTTACCAACGGCGATCGGGGAAGTTATCGTCAGTGATGATGTTACTTCAGAGATTTTAGAAGCAGTTTTAGGCTCCAAGGATAATGGATAA
- a CDS encoding DUF1818 family protein codes for MSEQISEHNNIFSARLLKEGKGWRLGFDPDRDIYRGLVGGENWALELTEAEFQDFCRLLSQLKTTITVIATELMEEEKITCEAESELLWLEAEGYPQAFSLRLILLQGRCGEGGWSAIAVTELIQALEAFPNG; via the coding sequence ATGAGTGAGCAGATAAGTGAGCATAATAATATCTTTTCTGCACGCCTTTTGAAAGAAGGAAAAGGATGGCGTTTGGGTTTTGATCCAGATCGGGACATCTATCGAGGTTTAGTGGGTGGAGAAAATTGGGCATTGGAATTAACCGAGGCTGAATTTCAAGATTTTTGTCGTTTGCTCAGTCAATTAAAAACAACGATCACCGTCATTGCAACGGAATTAATGGAGGAGGAAAAGATTACTTGTGAAGCGGAAAGTGAGTTACTTTGGCTAGAGGCTGAAGGTTATCCCCAGGCTTTTTCATTACGCTTAATTCTTCTGCAAGGACGCTGTGGTGAGGGCGGTTGGTCGGCGATCGCGGTGACAGAATTGATCCAAGCCCTAGAAGCCTTTCCCAATGGATAA
- a CDS encoding tetratricopeptide repeat protein gives MILNNLSFKTVYFHCPSSWFLIAAIAFLLNGCQSPPSPPLPPSPLPPSPSLSPSPSPKDPQAAQKYRQLGLKYRNQGDYPQAIQAFKKAVALNPDETSGYVLLGWTLHLAGQETEAAQILQKALQQNPKLVPALNALGIVYLVSGDLSAAVQTHQQAVALDSNNEIAYYNLALAYQRLKQFDLALPPGQKAAKLEPHNPHTWIALALIYWDQGDRLKARQMYRRALNLDARYRQPDFLAQLKLAGLSPDQITLVRQIQRDSQ, from the coding sequence ATGATCTTAAATAACTTATCGTTTAAAACCGTTTACTTCCATTGTCCATCGAGTTGGTTCTTGATAGCGGCGATCGCTTTTCTACTTAACGGTTGCCAATCTCCCCCTAGTCCCCCTCTCCCCCCCTCTCCCCTTCCCCCCAGTCCCTCTCTCTCCCCCTCACCTTCTCCCAAAGATCCCCAGGCAGCCCAAAAATATCGTCAATTAGGACTGAAATACCGCAATCAAGGCGATTATCCCCAAGCCATTCAAGCCTTTAAAAAGGCCGTCGCGCTTAATCCTGATGAAACTTCGGGCTACGTATTATTGGGATGGACATTACATCTGGCCGGCCAGGAAACAGAAGCCGCCCAGATATTGCAAAAGGCTCTTCAGCAAAATCCAAAATTAGTACCAGCTTTAAATGCTCTCGGCATTGTTTATTTGGTCAGTGGCGATCTCTCGGCGGCGGTTCAAACCCATCAACAGGCGGTGGCCTTAGATTCAAACAATGAAATTGCCTACTATAATCTGGCTCTGGCCTATCAGCGTTTAAAACAATTCGATTTAGCTCTGCCACCAGGACAAAAGGCGGCTAAGTTAGAACCCCATAATCCCCACACCTGGATTGCCCTGGCTTTAATCTATTGGGATCAAGGCGATCGCCTTAAAGCCAGACAAATGTATCGCCGTGCCCTTAATTTAGATGCTCGTTATCGACAACCGGATTTTTTAGCCCAATTAAAGTTAGCTGGTTTAAGTCCCGATCAAATTACCCTGGTTCGTCAAATTCAACGGGATAGTCAATGA
- a CDS encoding polysaccharide deacetylase family protein encodes MLLSLGLVGSSAIAASLMILPARHSETSQSSEPKTLASPLPNSLDDSLIQKGVNEILSVCFPKPVAAQGTESTETAQTAQTGEISASQPAQPSQNLATAPSPLVSPLEPASPQNTTSPQTTESSTDKTQETPRSLCQNLAASISLFPNANSSSEANHQSPSFLGKLAAQITPASDENKIVLPPVAPFPQINAQAKLASVPIIMYHDILPKKEVSWDVTPEELEAHFQEIKQQGLTPISPDMLLAHLRTGIPLPNKPVLLSFDDGYGGHYEYVYPLLKKYGYPAVFSIYLKKMEGTTKRSSLTWEQLQAMAADPLVTISAHSISHPSDLRPLTDDQLNQEIIISKRLLEERLGIPIHYFTYPEGKYDARVKQWVIAAGYQLAFSMDDNDEKYAGASPDLFSIGRFGQSNLKTAIASAWGGYPAPVPADQFNLTTPIEHREFKLNGNDIILVSGGTPRTIHADSRYQVPEILKGTGAVAGLDGTFFSLKSLNSNILIGPALSSNRGFVPGNKSENPKLTGRPLVLITTNWIKFIPFDPERHNTLAGIQAEANPTANSQTPQNSESPPVSSDAETTQNPNPITDAFVAGAWLVKDGKASTPESFGNLYGFDARRNRAFWGINQAGQPVLGVTQNLVDAVSLGQTLAQLGFRDAIMVDSGASTSLAYEGKSLVTYQPRPVPHVIALYPKTSSNRLVTPEPTPQSQ; translated from the coding sequence TTGCTGTTGTCCCTTGGATTAGTAGGAAGTTCAGCGATCGCTGCCTCTTTGATGATTTTGCCTGCTCGCCATTCTGAGACATCTCAGTCCTCTGAGCCAAAGACGTTAGCCAGTCCCCTGCCGAATAGTTTGGACGATAGCTTGATCCAGAAAGGGGTTAACGAAATCCTGAGCGTCTGTTTTCCGAAGCCAGTCGCAGCCCAAGGCACTGAAAGCACTGAAACCGCTCAAACTGCTCAAACCGGAGAAATCTCAGCCTCTCAGCCAGCCCAACCTTCTCAGAATCTGGCAACCGCTCCCTCTCCCCTGGTATCCCCTCTAGAACCTGCATCGCCCCAGAATACGACATCGCCTCAAACGACAGAAAGCTCTACAGATAAGACTCAAGAAACTCCGCGATCGCTCTGCCAGAATTTAGCTGCCTCTATCAGTCTTTTCCCTAATGCGAACTCAAGCTCTGAAGCCAACCATCAATCTCCCTCTTTCCTTGGTAAATTAGCGGCTCAAATAACCCCAGCATCTGACGAAAACAAAATTGTTCTTCCACCGGTTGCCCCTTTCCCACAAATTAATGCCCAGGCAAAATTAGCCTCTGTTCCGATTATTATGTACCATGATATTCTCCCGAAAAAGGAGGTTTCCTGGGATGTGACACCAGAGGAATTAGAAGCCCATTTTCAAGAAATTAAACAACAGGGCTTAACTCCCATTAGTCCTGATATGCTGTTAGCCCACCTCCGCACGGGCATTCCCCTACCCAATAAACCCGTTCTTCTGAGCTTTGATGATGGCTATGGCGGTCACTATGAATATGTTTATCCGCTATTAAAGAAATATGGTTATCCAGCTGTTTTCTCCATCTATCTCAAAAAAATGGAAGGAACCACCAAACGCAGTAGCCTAACCTGGGAACAATTACAGGCAATGGCGGCGGATCCGTTAGTGACTATTTCAGCCCATTCTATTAGCCATCCTTCCGATTTACGTCCCCTAACCGATGATCAACTCAACCAGGAAATTATTATTTCCAAACGCCTACTAGAAGAACGTTTAGGGATTCCCATCCATTACTTTACCTACCCTGAAGGCAAATATGATGCACGGGTCAAACAATGGGTGATTGCTGCTGGTTATCAACTGGCCTTTTCGATGGATGATAACGATGAAAAATATGCAGGGGCTTCCCCCGATCTGTTCAGTATTGGCCGCTTTGGACAGTCCAATTTAAAAACAGCGATCGCCTCAGCTTGGGGAGGATATCCGGCTCCCGTACCAGCAGATCAATTTAACTTAACTACCCCTATTGAACATCGAGAATTTAAGCTAAACGGTAACGACATTATTTTAGTCAGTGGCGGCACTCCCCGTACCATTCATGCCGATAGTCGCTATCAAGTCCCAGAAATCCTCAAGGGAACCGGTGCAGTGGCGGGATTGGATGGAACCTTCTTTTCGCTCAAATCTTTAAATTCTAATATTCTCATTGGCCCGGCTCTTAGCTCTAATCGGGGTTTTGTCCCTGGTAATAAGAGTGAAAATCCGAAACTGACTGGACGGCCTTTAGTTTTGATTACCACCAATTGGATTAAATTTATCCCCTTTGATCCCGAACGTCATAATACGTTGGCCGGTATTCAAGCCGAAGCCAACCCGACCGCCAATAGCCAAACTCCTCAAAATAGCGAAAGTCCACCAGTTTCGTCAGACGCTGAAACAACTCAAAATCCCAACCCGATTACCGATGCTTTTGTCGCTGGAGCCTGGTTAGTCAAAGACGGAAAAGCTAGTACTCCAGAATCGTTTGGCAATCTATACGGCTTTGATGCGCGACGGAATCGGGCCTTTTGGGGCATTAATCAAGCAGGGCAGCCTGTACTTGGTGTCACCCAAAATCTAGTGGATGCGGTTTCTCTAGGACAAACCCTAGCTCAATTAGGTTTCCGAGATGCCATTATGGTCGATTCAGGAGCCAGTACATCCCTTGCCTACGAAGGCAAATCCCTCGTTACCTATCAGCCCCGTCCTGTACCCCATGTAATAGCCCTGTACCCCAAGACCTCATCAAACCGGCTGGTAACTCCTGAGCCAACGCCCCAGTCCCAATGA
- the lepB gene encoding signal peptidase I translates to MLSLNCEGVTLSLHASPHQSYPNASAPITKDPWLAVNLSMFYPGLGQIYAGYGVRGLGFFALQSLCLGIGFWSILSPEGDIISGLIYLLMSLGIYLGNMIDALLLVFNQNPQFYREKIPRQWKNPWFAVFASRILPGLGHFYNHQFIIGLIFFTLGIVCLRLQVFYTPLLWLGPSLTAIAACHVYRSFPAAKSLQRTLISILVGFIFLVGLALNVLPQWLARSLDTFVIPSPSMVPTLQVGDRIFVQENPDYQPQRGDIVVFKPAEELQRLDPQPSEFYTKRVIGLPGETINISQGQVFINGQPLAEDYLAETPTYDLPSKAIPMEHYFLLGDNRNNSFDSHLWGVLPRQAIVGKAYKIYWPLDRVRSLLNVTR, encoded by the coding sequence TTGCTGTCACTTAATTGCGAAGGTGTTACTTTGTCGCTCCATGCTTCTCCTCACCAGTCTTATCCTAACGCCTCTGCTCCCATCACGAAAGATCCCTGGTTAGCCGTCAATCTCTCCATGTTTTATCCCGGACTAGGACAGATCTATGCCGGATATGGGGTGCGAGGATTAGGTTTTTTTGCACTGCAAAGCCTGTGTCTAGGGATTGGTTTCTGGTCAATTTTAAGTCCAGAGGGAGATATTATTAGTGGACTGATTTATTTATTGATGTCCCTAGGAATTTATTTAGGAAATATGATTGATGCTTTATTATTAGTGTTTAATCAAAATCCCCAATTTTATCGAGAAAAAATTCCTCGTCAATGGAAAAATCCTTGGTTTGCTGTTTTTGCCTCTCGAATTTTGCCCGGTTTGGGACATTTTTATAATCATCAATTTATTATTGGCTTAATCTTTTTTACTTTAGGGATTGTTTGTCTGCGCCTCCAGGTTTTTTACACTCCTCTTTTATGGCTTGGCCCTAGTTTAACGGCGATCGCCGCCTGTCATGTCTATCGTAGTTTTCCGGCTGCAAAATCTCTGCAACGAACCCTGATCAGTATTCTGGTCGGATTCATTTTTTTGGTGGGATTAGCCCTGAATGTTTTGCCCCAATGGTTAGCCCGTTCTCTCGATACCTTTGTTATTCCCAGTCCTTCGATGGTTCCAACTCTACAGGTCGGCGATCGCATTTTTGTGCAAGAAAACCCCGATTACCAACCGCAACGAGGTGATATTGTGGTTTTTAAACCGGCTGAAGAGCTACAACGTCTTGATCCTCAGCCCTCAGAATTTTATACCAAACGTGTGATTGGTTTACCGGGAGAAACGATTAATATTAGTCAAGGTCAGGTTTTTATTAATGGGCAACCCTTGGCAGAGGATTATTTAGCCGAAACACCGACCTATGATTTGCCTAGCAAAGCAATTCCGATGGAACATTATTTTCTGCTAGGAGATAATCGCAATAATAGTTTTGATTCCCACCTTTGGGGCGTATTACCGAGACAAGCAATTGTTGGCAAAGCCTACAAAATTTATTGGCCTCTAGATCGGGTGCGATCGCTGCTTAACGTAACTCGTTGA
- the larB gene encoding nickel pincer cofactor biosynthesis protein LarB → MNPDSLQQLLEAVAQGKTSPSTALEKLKYLGFESLDHFAKIDHHRHLRTGFPEIIWGQDKTPEQIIQIMQAMGRYHPIVMATRIEAAIAEILMLEIPQLSYYPVARICALIQQELTVKYTGVISILTAGTADLPVAEEAAITATLCGFAVQRLWDVGVAGIHRLLSHQSLINEADVLIVVAGMEGALPSVVAGLANCPVIAVPTSIGYGASFGGLASLLTMLNSCATGIGVVNIDNGFGAAMLAGQILRTAQRLSNSNQ, encoded by the coding sequence ATGAATCCTGATAGCCTTCAGCAACTTCTCGAAGCCGTTGCCCAGGGAAAAACAAGTCCCAGTACTGCCCTTGAAAAACTCAAATATCTAGGTTTTGAATCCTTAGATCATTTTGCCAAAATAGATCACCATCGCCATCTACGGACGGGTTTTCCTGAAATCATTTGGGGACAAGATAAAACACCAGAACAAATTATTCAAATTATGCAAGCAATGGGTCGCTATCATCCCATCGTCATGGCAACTCGCATCGAAGCGGCGATCGCTGAAATATTGATGCTAGAAATTCCCCAACTCAGTTATTATCCCGTTGCCCGCATTTGTGCTTTAATTCAACAGGAATTAACCGTAAAATATACGGGTGTGATTAGTATTTTGACCGCCGGCACCGCCGATTTACCCGTCGCCGAAGAAGCTGCCATCACCGCCACTCTCTGTGGATTTGCAGTACAACGTCTTTGGGATGTGGGAGTCGCAGGCATTCATCGTTTGCTCAGTCATCAATCCTTAATTAACGAGGCTGATGTTTTAATTGTTGTTGCAGGCATGGAAGGAGCTTTACCCAGTGTAGTTGCTGGACTGGCCAACTGTCCTGTCATTGCCGTTCCCACCAGTATTGGTTATGGAGCGAGTTTTGGTGGTCTGGCTTCCCTCTTAACCATGCTCAACTCTTGTGCAACGGGAATCGGTGTGGTGAATATTGATAATGGCTTTGGGGCAGCTATGTTAGCTGGGCAAATCCTACGAACAGCCCAACGATTAAGCAACTCAAACCAATGA
- the rpsJ gene encoding 30S ribosomal protein S10 yields MMAALQQQKIRIRLKAFDRRLLDTSCDKIVDTANRTSATAVGPIPLPTKRKIYCVLRSPHVDKDAREHFETRTHRRIIDIYQPSSKTIDALMKLDLPAGVDIEVKL; encoded by the coding sequence ATCATGGCTGCTCTCCAACAACAGAAAATTCGCATCAGATTGAAAGCTTTTGACCGTCGTCTTCTCGATACATCCTGCGACAAAATTGTAGATACCGCCAATCGTACTAGCGCAACGGCGGTGGGCCCGATCCCCTTACCGACTAAACGCAAGATTTATTGTGTATTGCGATCGCCCCACGTTGACAAAGATGCCCGTGAGCATTTTGAGACCCGTACACACCGACGTATTATTGACATTTACCAACCCTCTTCTAAAACAATTGATGCTTTGATGAAGTTGGATTTACCGGCTGGAGTAGATATTGAAGTGAAACTATAG
- the tuf gene encoding elongation factor Tu: protein MARAKFERNKPHINIGTIGHVDHGKTTLTAAISSILTKKFGGAAKAFDQIDAAPEEKARGITINTAHVEYETANRHYAHVDCPGHADYVKNMITGAAQMDGAILVVAATDSVMPQTREHILLAKQVGVPQLVVALNKSDMVDDEEMLELVEMEVRDLLSSYDFPGDDVPIIRCSGLKGLEGDPEWEATVLALMDAVDSYIPTPDRPVDKDFLMAVEDVFSISGRGTVATGRIERGKVKVGETVEIIGIRDTQTTTVTGVEMFQKSLDEGLAGDNVGLLLRGVKKEEIERGMVIAKPKSITPHTKFEGEVYILSKDEGGRHTPFFTNYRPQFFARTTDVTGTIIAFTSDDGKAVEMVMPGDRIKMTVELICPIAIEQGMRFAIREGGRTVGAGVVSKILDEPKTDTKGGKKK from the coding sequence ATGGCACGCGCAAAATTTGAACGTAACAAACCCCACATCAACATTGGTACAATCGGCCACGTTGATCATGGCAAAACAACGTTAACTGCTGCTATCTCTAGCATTTTGACTAAGAAATTTGGTGGTGCAGCTAAAGCCTTTGATCAGATTGATGCAGCTCCTGAAGAAAAGGCTCGTGGGATCACAATCAATACAGCTCACGTTGAATATGAAACGGCAAATCGCCACTATGCTCACGTTGACTGCCCTGGTCACGCTGACTATGTAAAGAACATGATTACAGGGGCCGCTCAAATGGATGGAGCGATCTTGGTGGTGGCAGCAACTGACAGTGTTATGCCTCAAACTCGTGAGCATATTCTTTTGGCGAAACAGGTTGGGGTTCCTCAACTCGTTGTTGCCCTGAATAAGTCTGATATGGTAGATGACGAAGAAATGCTTGAGCTAGTGGAAATGGAAGTTCGAGACCTTTTAAGTTCATATGATTTTCCTGGCGATGATGTTCCGATTATTCGCTGCTCAGGTCTGAAAGGGCTAGAGGGTGATCCCGAATGGGAAGCAACAGTATTGGCGTTAATGGATGCTGTTGACAGTTACATTCCGACCCCTGATCGCCCTGTGGATAAAGACTTCTTAATGGCTGTAGAGGATGTATTCTCCATCTCTGGTCGTGGAACGGTTGCTACGGGTCGGATTGAACGTGGTAAGGTCAAGGTCGGTGAAACCGTTGAAATTATTGGTATCCGCGACACGCAAACAACTACTGTTACCGGCGTAGAAATGTTCCAAAAGAGTCTGGATGAAGGTCTGGCTGGGGACAATGTGGGCTTGCTGTTACGGGGTGTCAAAAAGGAAGAGATTGAACGCGGTATGGTAATTGCTAAACCCAAGTCTATTACTCCCCATACCAAGTTTGAAGGTGAGGTTTACATTTTAAGCAAGGATGAAGGAGGTCGTCATACACCCTTCTTTACCAATTACCGTCCTCAATTTTTTGCTCGTACTACTGATGTAACTGGCACAATTATCGCTTTTACTTCTGATGATGGTAAGGCGGTGGAAATGGTGATGCCAGGCGATCGCATTAAAATGACGGTGGAGTTGATCTGCCCAATCGCGATCGAACAGGGGATGCGTTTTGCTATCCGTGAAGGTGGTCGTACCGTCGGAGCCGGTGTGGTTTCTAAAATCCTTGACGAACCCAAAACCGATACCAAGGGTGGTAAGAAGAAATAA
- the fusA gene encoding elongation factor G has translation MARTIPLERVRNIGIAAHIDAGKTTTTERILFYSGVVHKIGEVHEGTAVTDWMDQERERGITITAAAISTSWKDHRINIIDTPGHVDFTIEVERSMRVLDGVIAVFCSVGGVQPQSETVWRQADRYKVPRIAFINKMDRTGANFFKVYGQMRDRLRANAVPVQIPIGSESELKGIVDLVKMKAYIYTNDLGTDILETDIPDDILSQAQEYRTIMVEAVAEADDALMEKYLEGEELTEDEIKAGLRQGTIAGLIVPVLCGSAFKNKGVQLMLDAVIDYLPSPIEVQAIQGTLPNGETEERKADDQAPMSALAFKVMADPYGRLTFVRVYSGILKKGSYVLNSTKDKKERISRLIILKADDRIEVDELRAGDLGAVLGLKDTLTGDTLCDDDQPIILESLFIPEPVISVAVEPKTKQDMEKLSKALQSLSEEDPTFRVNVDPETNQTVIAGMGELHLEILVDRMLREFKVEANVGAPQVAYRETVRKSVNKVDGKFIRQSGGKGQYGHVVIDLEPGEPGTGFVFVSKIVGGTVPKEYIGPSEQGMKEACESGVLAGYPLIDVKATLIDGSFHDVDSSEMAFKIAGSMAIKAAVLKASPCILEPMMKVEVEVPEDFMGNVIGDLNSRRGQIEGQDTEQGVAKIAAKIPLAEMFGYATDIRSKTQGRGIFSMEFSHYQEVPKNVAEAIIAKSKGNA, from the coding sequence GTGGCACGTACTATCCCGCTAGAGCGAGTGCGGAACATCGGCATCGCGGCCCACATTGATGCGGGCAAGACAACAACAACGGAACGAATTCTCTTTTATTCAGGAGTCGTTCACAAAATTGGTGAAGTTCATGAAGGAACTGCTGTCACCGACTGGATGGATCAGGAACGGGAACGGGGTATTACCATTACCGCCGCAGCAATCAGCACAAGCTGGAAAGACCATCGGATCAATATTATTGATACCCCTGGCCATGTGGACTTTACCATCGAAGTCGAACGCTCCATGCGGGTTCTAGATGGTGTCATTGCAGTGTTTTGCTCGGTAGGTGGAGTTCAACCTCAATCCGAAACTGTTTGGCGGCAAGCCGATCGCTATAAGGTGCCTCGGATTGCTTTTATTAATAAGATGGATCGTACAGGGGCAAACTTTTTCAAGGTCTATGGACAGATGCGCGATCGCCTGAGAGCTAATGCCGTTCCGGTCCAAATTCCCATTGGCAGTGAAAGCGAATTGAAAGGAATTGTTGACCTGGTGAAGATGAAGGCCTACATCTACACCAACGATCTCGGTACAGATATTCTAGAAACAGATATTCCTGACGACATCCTCTCCCAAGCCCAAGAATATCGAACCATCATGGTAGAGGCCGTGGCTGAAGCGGATGATGCCCTAATGGAGAAATACCTCGAAGGTGAAGAGCTAACTGAGGATGAAATTAAAGCCGGGCTTCGTCAAGGAACAATCGCCGGTTTAATTGTGCCAGTGCTTTGTGGTTCTGCATTCAAAAATAAGGGAGTCCAGTTAATGCTGGATGCGGTGATTGACTATTTACCTTCTCCTATAGAAGTACAAGCTATTCAGGGAACCCTGCCTAACGGCGAAACCGAAGAACGGAAAGCCGACGATCAGGCTCCGATGTCCGCCCTGGCATTCAAAGTGATGGCTGATCCCTACGGTCGTTTGACCTTTGTGAGGGTTTATTCAGGCATTCTTAAGAAAGGCAGTTATGTACTCAACTCGACCAAGGACAAAAAAGAACGTATTTCCCGTTTAATCATTCTCAAAGCAGACGATCGCATTGAAGTGGATGAACTTCGGGCAGGGGATTTAGGCGCGGTATTAGGGCTAAAAGATACTCTAACAGGGGATACCCTCTGTGACGATGACCAACCCATCATTCTGGAATCCTTGTTTATTCCCGAACCAGTGATTTCAGTCGCGGTAGAGCCAAAAACCAAGCAGGACATGGAAAAACTATCCAAGGCACTGCAATCTCTTTCGGAAGAGGACCCAACTTTCCGCGTTAACGTTGATCCTGAAACCAACCAAACCGTGATTGCGGGCATGGGAGAATTACACCTCGAAATTCTAGTGGATCGGATGTTGCGGGAATTCAAGGTAGAAGCTAATGTGGGTGCGCCCCAGGTGGCCTACCGTGAAACCGTTCGTAAATCTGTCAACAAAGTAGATGGCAAGTTCATCCGTCAGAGTGGCGGTAAGGGACAGTACGGCCACGTCGTTATTGATCTCGAACCCGGAGAACCTGGTACCGGTTTTGTTTTTGTCTCTAAAATTGTTGGGGGAACGGTTCCAAAGGAATATATTGGCCCCTCAGAACAAGGGATGAAAGAAGCCTGCGAATCTGGTGTTTTAGCGGGTTATCCCCTAATTGATGTGAAAGCTACCCTGATTGATGGTTCCTTCCACGATGTGGATTCATCGGAAATGGCCTTTAAGATTGCCGGTTCAATGGCAATCAAGGCTGCTGTACTCAAAGCTTCCCCCTGTATCCTAGAACCGATGATGAAGGTCGAAGTGGAAGTTCCAGAGGACTTCATGGGCAACGTCATCGGCGATCTCAACTCCCGTCGTGGACAAATTGAAGGTCAGGATACGGAGCAAGGAGTAGCCAAGATCGCTGCTAAGATTCCCTTGGCAGAAATGTTTGGTTACGCGACCGATATTCGGTCAAAAACCCAGGGTCGGGGTATCTTCTCAATGGAATTTAGCCATTATCAAGAAGTCCCCAAAAATGTCGCTGAAGCGATTATCGCTAAAAGCAAAGGGAACGCCTAG
- the rpsG gene encoding 30S ribosomal protein S7 yields the protein MSRRGNVKKRPVPPDPVYNSCLISMTIRRVMKSGKKSLASTIVYDALTAIGQKTGNEPLEVFEKAIKNLTPLVEVKARRVGGATYQVPMEVRSARGTALALRWLVHYSRIRGGRTMASKLANEIMDAANETGAAIKKREETHRMAEANKAFAHYRY from the coding sequence ATGTCTCGTCGAGGAAATGTCAAAAAACGTCCCGTTCCCCCGGATCCGGTCTATAACAGTTGTTTAATCAGCATGACCATCCGTCGGGTAATGAAATCGGGCAAAAAATCCCTAGCTTCCACCATTGTCTATGATGCCCTCACGGCGATCGGACAAAAAACAGGGAATGAACCGCTGGAAGTTTTTGAAAAAGCGATTAAAAACTTAACCCCCCTGGTAGAAGTCAAAGCCCGTCGCGTCGGTGGGGCAACCTACCAAGTCCCGATGGAAGTTCGTTCCGCTAGAGGAACAGCTTTAGCTCTTCGCTGGCTAGTACACTACTCTCGTATTCGTGGTGGACGTACGATGGCCAGCAAGCTTGCTAACGAAATTATGGATGCTGCTAATGAAACAGGAGCCGCCATCAAAAAACGGGAAGAAACCCATCGTATGGCTGAAGCCAACAAAGCCTTTGCTCATTACCGCTACTAG